ATATTTCAGAAGCAGGAATCCAGCGAGCCCACTTTTGACCTCAGCCCACTGGCCCATCTAAGCCGCTAGACTAATCCAGCGAGCCAGCCAGAGCTCGTTCCCGTCCTCTTATTTTTGTTGACTTGCAGTCTTGCATGCTCTTTAATACTCGTTTGTTTGGCTGTTGTTAACTATTGATCATGCTTTAAATCTGTACATGTAACACTGATTTCTAACATGATATCAAATTTCGGGCCAAATCGGGCTACCCGAACCCGAATCCGAAATATTCGGGTACCCGAAATTTTGGGCTTAGCTTTTGAAAACCCGATTTCGGGTAGCATTTACGAATACCCGAATTCCCCAAAAGCCCGAAAAGCCCGACCCGAAAAATTCGGGTAGCCCGAATGCCCAGACTAAGTAAGAAGGTACCATGCTTCAAGCATAGGTCGCAAGCCGCAACGTGGAGTTTCTTGCCGGAGTCTAATGCTCTAACTGTCGAAAAGCTTGGCTATATTAGGATTTCGACTTCTAATCGGGCATGAACTCCCCTCTCTATTTATAAAGGGCCACGGCCGATTGAGGGTCTGCAATCGATCAAAAACATATCAATCTATTACTTCATCTCTATGGCGTTTGAGGACGCTCTAGGTAGCCTACCGATCATAGAGCAACCCAAGGTGCGTCTGCCCCGACGGGGTCCCTCCCGGACGGGCGTTCGTTGGATCCTCGTCAGGCTGCCCCGACAAGACCGGTCTGACCGGTCCGACCTGTTCATGTAACGGCGCTGCAAGATGTGCCCCTGCGCATTGCACGTTGAGTACTCGATATTTGGTGCGACATGTTTTCGCGTTAGCACGTGAGTCTCGCAACCTCCATAACATTGAGACCGGAAGGCAGCAATTGCTTGCGTGGTTGGTGCACAGATCACCAGGCCAGAGATGGCAGGGGAGCCATCCTGTTCGTATACAGTGTGTCTGATGCAGCCAACGCTGCTGCCACAGCTGGCGACTACGGCTAAAACAAATTGTTGGATCTGCAGCCGCCATTAGGAAGAAGAGTTGCGCGGAGATATGGCTTGGTAGTTGGCTTGTGTAGTAATTAGGTTTGTCAAGGATGATTAATTTTAAGGCTGTAGTAGCAATTCCAGGAGAGAAAACTTAACAGTGAATTGCTCTCTAAGAATGCCATAAAAAAAATTATGATAAAATAAGCTTCATGTTACTGATGGTCATACAACACTCAACTGTGTATTTGCATTCCATTTCTAGTTCATGTGCTGATTGGCAAGAATTCCCTGAAAGACCTTATGGTTATAACGTAATGTCCCAGAACTTCAAAACTGAAAAGGAGTTAcaacatttatatatataggcCTCTCTCAGAAGTTGAAAATTAAAAAGGAGTTAcaacatttatatatataggcTTCGGTCGAATTCCGCAATAGCGAATTAAGCAATCAAATccagaaaaataaaaaagttaAAGAAATAAACATAAGTCTACTATTAACAAATAAAAACTTAAAAGTAACACGAAACAATATAATTTATAGTGATCATATTAACTGGCCCAGGATACACGCATACATCTCGATAAAGATGAGCACATACAGATAGGAACATGGCATCCATCGTGTGGTTACCTTTATTGtaacaaaggaaaaaaaaagagcacGCACATACATATATAAGACGACACGCTGGCTTGCATCTGGCCCATGAGATCCTATTTGTGGACTGCCATCCATCATGATGAGACCTTGGCCTTCGACAACAAATCTCATGCCATGCACATGCATGATTATGCGGCAACGGACGCGATGCGGCTATCCCCGTTGCAGAAACGGTCACATGCATCACTGCAGCGTTCCATGTCGATTTTCGTCTCTTCGCCAACAAATTCTGGAGCTGAAATGGTATAGTATGTCTTAATAACAAATCTTTTAAGTTTTCTAGAAAATAACTAAAATTATACTCGATGAATTTACCATTGCTCATAGTGTCGCACATAGAAGACACACATCCTAAGTTGCAGTATTCAATGGCATCTGGTTCACCTGCCAAACAATTAAGCAGCTAGCTTAGTATGTAAATAAGTTTTTGGCCGTGAGAAATaataaacaagcaagatgaaaaTAGTGTGTTTTCTCTTTACCGGAGTTTGGAAGAAGGTTCAATTTAGGGAAGCCAGGTGGGCATTTAGTGCCTTTTATGATTTTACAGCCACATGTTCTTGCACAGACTGGCCGAGGAAGCCTCAGACGACATATGTTGTAGCAGTTTCTTGCCAGGGTGCTCTTGCAGCAACTCTTGCCCTCCACTTGAAAGATTATCCCTAGTATCAGCACACACATGATTACACTCTTAAGACCCTTGCTCCCCATTTCTTTCTGGCTTTCCTGTAAAACACAAAGAAATGGCTTGGGTTATTGGTACCGAAGAGAAGAGAACCACATGGCTTCTATTTATAGGGAGAATAGGTGATGGTGTGTGGTTGTTTGAACTGATAAATTTTTAAGTACATGTCTTGAGGTGACACTTTCCATGTAAACTCAAGACATCATCGGGGTTGGTACAATTCCACATCTATAAGTGATAGCAAAGGAATGCGTACGATAGATGATCACCTATCGCTTTTATTTTAAATAAATTGGCTGCTGTGTACGCAGAATCACAATATAGCATCCAAGTTGGAGCCACCAATGGAAACCCTATTTAATGTGCTGCCAACACAGGTAGGCAGGATTTACCTTATCCCTCTTTGACTGAGCGCATGCACATACCgcacccaccaccaccacatgCACAAAGGAGTACATACCAAAACTCAGCCCCATCGAGTGTGGTGACCCTGCCATGCTCAGCTTCTCCCAGACCAACAACGTAACCTAAATAAAACCTCATATCTTTCATGTAAATCTTGTCCAGACAAGTAATTAAGTTCACAAATTGTGTTCTGGTATTGTTGTTAACAAATGATTTTAAAGTAATCAATTAATATTTTTAAATGAACTGTAATATTTTTTTAACTATTCTTCATCAGATAAGATATGTTAATTGTGTTCTGGTGAAAGAATAAGATATGCTTTGTGAACAATAGCTACCGAATGACAACCTCCAGAGTAGTGGTTGCCTGGGCCACCATATTATCTATATATGCTTGATGCTTCCATAGTTCCATGGTGCTAGAGGGATAAATATTGCAAGCCAATTGGTAAACACTAAAAATAAGGAATTGGCAATCTTGTGGTTGTAAAAACATTATGATTATTGCATCGTAAAGAAATATCATTCTGACATAGCCATGTAGGCTAAACCAATGCAAAAAACTGCAGCTGCTCCCTTAAGGAAGTGTCATCAATAATACCAGTGTGGGGTTAGAAACTTGCAAAATGTAGCAATCGAGCTTTACAACTGACTTATTTTCTAGAAAGCATTTTATCAATTATATCATAACAAAGGCTGTTTGCACGCATATAGAAGCTGTTTGTTTGTCAAGCACATCTGTTTGTGATGGAAGCTTTTTTTTTCATGAATGTGCCCTGGAATGTGTTTCACTAAAAAGCTAAGATGAAGAATGATGTGACCGTGCAATGATGCATTCCGAGCTAGTAAAAACAGATCATGAGTGTTCAAAGAAGAGTATTACATAAGAAAAGGTTAGCACGACATAAGAGCGAACTGCAAAGTCTACAAGTCATATAGGTATGGATAGCAACTCAAGATGACGATTCCTCACCAAAATCCACTGCTGGTCCTCCTCTCTGATCCGCTAGAACAGCATGACCCGCATTTTAGCTACTCTATTGAATACCCGCTGATTCTTCTCCTTCCAAATCATCCAAAGATATCAATAGCATTAGAGTCAAATACCTTGCGGCATTGCTTTGTATTTTTTGTTGTGAGCTCAACCACCACTCAGGTATCTGCGAATCAGATGTAGGTACCATGTGGAGCAAACCCAGAGCGTCAGGCCTGGGACTACGGGATGAGACATGTCTCGTGTCGAGCAAACCCAGACTAGGAAGAGTAGGAAGCAGTCATGCCCAAATTTTATTTGTTATAGAAGTTGTTAATATGTCATACTCATTTGTACTTGAATATTTACAATGAGCTGAGCTTCCGAAATATAAAAGGTGTTCCTTCCTTGgtctattcaaattcaaatagtTCATCCATGTATGATGTGGGCATAACTAATCTAAAGATATTTTACCACATGTTCAAATAATCTTGTACCTGATTATTCTAACTTGCAAAGGCAAGTTTAATGTTTTTATTACTATATTGTATAATAATATAGCCATTTACTGATTGTTACCATTGATTCTAGATGCCAAACAGGCATGTGACGCTTAGCCATtctcttgttttttttttgttatcaGCTTTAGTTGTAATAAACACATGGTTCTAGGTCCAAAATGTTGGCTACCACATACTCATAGGTTGCTAGTTTCATTCCATGTTTGATCTTCAATTGTCTTCGTTGTTTTCTTTTGCTGGTCTAGCAACGAATGGGATGGGTGCACATATAGCTAACTGCTAATATGGTAGTGTACGTGAGCTCATTTACCTAATGAGAGCATTTCTTTATGATGTCCCTGCTATCTTAAATAAAAGCATTCTATTTATCTAGTCAACTATAAGCATTGCTGCATTATATTGGTCCCTAGAGTTAAACAAGAGAACTTCTTTAGGTTGCCTTCAAATATAATGCATGACTTATATACATTGAAGGGTAATTAAGATGGTGCGTGGTTGTGATAGGCTACCTGTTCTTGACTTGATCTTACTGACCAGCAACTAGCAAATTTTTGTGAAGAGTAGTTAAGATGGCTCCATCTCAGCCAATGGAAGAAAATGGACAAGACTTCAGTGGAGAccaaataaaatatatatatatataggcatAATTGTTGAGAGTATGGCTGCAATTGGACCAGCTATGCTAAGTCAATGTTCTTTTTAATATGGCTGCTAAGAGTATGATCTATCTCATCACCTAATGACATTATCTCTTGACATATGGTTTTCTTTATCCAAAAGATAACATATTTGGCAAAATACAAAAGAAAAATAAGTCAAAATAAGACTTGGTATCATGCATGCATGATACGACTCCTACTAGGTAGTTGTACCTTATGGCAGATAAATCATAAGCTATGTATGGGTAGGTAAACAGTTGATATTAATTATCATAGGTGACATAATACATAATATGTTACATACAAAAGCACcactattttttaaatatattataattatatcttagTACTAATATATAAAAATCAGTACGTCCACATACTCTATGTATGGTCACATGCCCAATGTATATACCATTAcagatggtctagtatgatcacatatACCTCGTAGATACCTTTCATTAGGTCATATACACCCTAtatcatgagatacacatgtaGAAGTAGCTACAAGCCCGTGTAGAATGGATTTttcctatatatatattatgtctAGACGTATGCATATTAAAATCTATGCATCCAGAAAAGCTAAAACAACTAATAATTTGGGATGGAGAGAGTAAGAAGTTAGCCTGGGCATAAAACCCGAGCCCGAAGCCCGAAACCCGAAAAACCCGAGCCCGAACCCATTTGGCCCGAAGCCCGATACCCAATGGGCTCCCGCGGGTATTGAATCGTGAAACCCGAATTAATTTCGGGCTTGTTCGGGTAGTAGGCCGCGGTACCCGAATTACCCGAATAGCCCGAAATATTTCAGAAGCAGGAATCCAGCGAGCCCACTTTTAACCTCAACCCACTGGCCCATCTAAGCCGCTAGACTAATCCAGCGAGCCAGCCAGAGCTCGTTCCCGTCCTCTTATTTTTGTTGACTTGCAGTCTTGCATGCTCTTTAATACTCGTTTGTTTGGCTGTTGTTAACTATTGATCATGCTTTAAATCTGTACATGTAACACTGATTTCTAACCTGATATCAAATTTCGGGCCAAATCGGGCTACCCGAACCCGAATCCGAAATATTCGGACCCGAAATTTTGGGCTTAGCTTTTGAAAACCCGATTTCGGGTAGCATTTCCGAATACCCGAATTCCCCAAAAGCCCGAAAAGCCCGACCCGAAAAATTTGGGTAGCCCGAATGCCCAGACTAAGTAAGAAGGTACCATGCTTCAAGCATAGGTCGCAAGCCGCAACGTGGAGTTTCTTGCCGGAGTCTAATGCTCTAACTGTCGAAAAGCTTGGCTATATTGCTGAATATATATCACTATCAACTTAAAATGCATGCTAAAGTGAAATAAACAATAGACTCATTAACCTTTAGTTACTTCCCCATTCAGAGCTCCACAGGGAAAGGACCACGCCATGCTCCTGCAGTGCGCCAATACTTTTTTCTACAGTGTTAGAGAAATTAGGATTGTGGGAGGACGAAATTAACGGAGGAGTGTACAGGGTTGGGGACTTCGGAGGGGATCATGGCTCACACGGTGATGATAGGTAGCATAATGTTGACGATTAAAATTGGCACAGCTGTACAGACCGGTCAGACTGATGTGCGCAAACCGGTCAAACCGGTTTAGGTGACTTTACCAAAAAAATTTGACTTCTCCATTGAATAGCTCTCGTTGAGATGATCAAAATGTATATATAGAACGCTAGATTTGGAGTTCGGATGAGAGAGTTATGACTTCGGGAAGATTTGACCCAGATCGGACCGGTTCAGACCGGTTGAGTAGGACGGTTAGACCGGTTTTGGCTGCGCCACTCCTAGTTAGAAGTTGTATTTTTACACGAGATGTATTAGGATTTCGACTTCTAATCGGGCATGAACTCCCCTCTCTATTTATAAAGGGCCACGGCCGATTGAGAATCTGCAATCGATCAAAAACATATCAATCTATTACTTTTTACCCTTTCACCTTCTAcaaaccctaatttttccaaccCCAATACGTTGTTCTTCCTTCATCTCTATGGCGTTTGAGGACGCTCTAGGTAGCCTACCGATCATAGAGCAACCCAAGGTGCGTCTGCCCCGACGGGTCCCTCACGGACGGGCGTTCGTTGGATCCTCGTCAGGCTGCCCCGACAAGACCGGTCTGACCGGTCCGACCTGTTCATGTAACGGCGCTGCAAGATGTGCCCCTGCGCATTGCACGTTGAGTACTCGATATTTGGTGCGACATGTTTTCGCGTTAGCACGTGAGTCTCGCAACCTCCATAACATTGAGACCGGAAGGCAGCAATTGCTTGCGTGGTTGGTGCACAGATCACCAGGCCAGAGATGGCAGGGGAGCCATCCTGTTCGTATACAGTGTGTCTGATGCAGCCAACGCTGCTGCCACAGCTGGCGACTACGGCTAAAACAAATTGTTGGATCTGCAGCCGCCATTAGGAAGAAGAGTTGCGCGGAGATATGGCTTGGTAGTTGGCTTGTGTAGTAATTAGGTTTGTCAAGGATGATTAATTTTAAGGCTGTAGTAGCAATTCCAGGAGAGAAAACTTAACAGTGAATTGCTCTCTAAGAATGCCATAAAAAAATTATGATAAAATAAGCTTCATGTTACTGATGGTCATACAACACTCAACTGTGTATTTGCATTCCATTTCTAGTTCATGTGCTGATTGGCAAGAATTCCCTGAAAGACCTTATGGTTATAACGTAATGTCCCAGAACTTCAAAACTGAAAAGGAGTTACAACATTTACATATATAGGCCTCTCTCAGAAGTTGAAAATTAAAAAGGAGTTAcaacatttatatatataggcTTCGGTCGAATTCCGCAATAGCGAATTAAGCAATCAAAtccagaaaaataaaaaaaattaaagaaataaACATAAGTCTACTATTAACAAATAAAAACTTAAAAGTAACACGAAACAATATAATTTATAGTGATCATATTAACTGGCCCAGGATACACGCATACATCTCGATAAAGATGAGCACATACAGATAGGAACATGGCATCCATCGTGTGGTTACCTTTATTGtaacaaagaaaaaaaagagcacGTACATACATATATAAGACGACACGCTGACTTGCATCTGGCCCATGAGATCCTATTTGTGGACTGCCATCCATCATGATGAGACCTTAGCCTTCGACAACAAATCTCATGGCATGCACATGCATGATTATGCGGCAACGGACGCGATGCGGCTATCCCCGTTGCAGAAACGGTCACATGCATCACTGCAGCGTTCCATGTCGATTTTCGTCTCTTCGCCAACAAATTCGGGAGCTGAAATGGTATAGTATGTCTTAATAACAAATCTTTTAAGTTTTCTAGAAAATAACTAAAATTATACTCGATGAATTTACCATTGCTCATAGTGTCGCACATAGAAGACACACATCCTAAGTTGCAGTATTCAATGGCATCTGGTTCACCTGCCAAACAATTAAGCAGCTAGCTTAGTATGTAAATAAGTTTTTGGCCGTGAGAAATaataaacaagcaagatgaaaaTAGTGTGTTTTCTCTTTACCGGAGTTTGGAAGAAGGTTCAATTTAGGGAAGCCAGGTGGGCATTTAGTGCCTTTTATGATTTTACAGCCACATGTTCTTGCACAGACTGGCCGAGGAAGCCTCAGACGACATATGTTGTAGCAGTTTCTTGCCAGGGTGCTCTTGCAGCAACTCTTGCCCTCCACTTGAAAGATTATCCCTAGTATCAGCACACACATGATTACACTCTTAAGACCCTTGCTCCCCATTTCTTTCTGGCTTTCCTGTAAAACACAAAGAAATGGCTTGGGTTATTGGTACCGAAGAGAAGAGAACCACATGGCTTCTATTTATAGGGAGAATAGGTGATGGTGTGTGGTTGTTTGAACTGATAAATTTTTAAGTACATGTCTTGAGGTGACACTTTCCATGTAAACTCAAGACATCACCGGGGTTGGTACAATTCCACATCTATAAGTGATAGCAAAGGAATGCGTACGATAGATGATCACCTATCGCTTTTATTTTAAATAAATTGGCTGCTGTGTACGCAGAATCACAATATAGCATCCAAGTTGGAGCCACCAATGGAAACCCTATTTAATGTGCTGCCAACACAGGTAGGCAGGATTTACCTTATCCCTCTTTGACTGAGCGCATGCACATACCgcacccaccaccaccacatgCACAAAGGAGTACATACCAAAACTCAGCCCCATCGAGTGTGGTGACCCTGCCATGCTCAGCTTCTCCCAGACCAACAACGTAACCTAAATAAAACCTCATATCTTTCATGTAAATCTTGTCCAGACAAGTAATTAAGTTCACAAATTGTGTTCTGGTATTGTTGTTAACAAATGATTTTAAAGTAATCAATTAATATTTTTAAATGAACTGTAATATTTTTTTAACTATTCTTCATCAGATAAGATATGTTAATTGTGTTCTGGTGAAAGAATAAGATATGCTTTGTGAACAATAGCTACCGAATGACAACCTCCAGAGTAGTGGTTGCCTGGGCCACCATATTATCTATATATGCTTGATGCTTCCATAGTTCCATGGTGCTAGAGGGATAAATATTGCAAGCCAATTGGTAAACACTAAAAATAAGGAATTGGCAATCTTGTGGTTGTAAAAACATTATGATTATTGCATCGTAAAGAAATATCATTCTGACATAGCCATGTAGGCTAAACCAATGCAAAAAACTGCAGCTGCTCCCTTAAGGAAGTGTCATCAATAATACCAGTGTGGGGTTAGAAACTTGCAAAATGTAGCAATCGAGCTTTACAACTGACTTATTTTCTAGAAAGCATTTTATCAATTATATCATAACAAAGGCTGTTTGCACGCATATAGAAGCTGTTTGTTTGTCAAGCACATCTGTTTGTGATGGAAGCTTTTTTTTTCATGAATGTGCCCTGGAATGTGTTTCACTAAAAAGCTAAGATGAAGAATGATGTGACCGTGCAATGATGCATTCCGAGCTAGTAAAAACAGATCATGAGTGTTCAAAGAAGAGTATTACATAAGAAAAGGTTAGCACGACATAAGAGCGAACTGCAAAGTCTACAAGTCATATAGGTATGGATAGCAACTCAAGATGACGATTCCTCACCAAAATCCACTGCTGGTCCTCCTCTCTGATCCGCTAGAACAGCATGACCCGCATTTTAGCTACTCTATTGAATACCCGCTGATTCTTCTCCTTCCAAATCATCCAAAGATATCAATAGCATTAGAGTCAAATACCTTGCGGCATTGCTTTGTATTTTTTGTTGTGAGCTCAACCACCACTCAGGTATCTGCGAATCAGATGTAGGTACCATGTGGAGCAAACCCAGAGTGTCAGGCTTGGGACTACGGGATGAGACATGTCTCGTGTCGAGCAAACCCAGAGTAGGAAGCAGTCGTGCCCAAATTTTATTTGTTATAGAAGTTGTTAATATGTCATACTCATTTGTACTTGAATATTTACAATGAGCTGAGCTTCCGAAATATAAAAGGTGTTCCTTCCTTGgtctattcaaattcaaatagtTCATCCATGTATGATGTGGGCATAACTAATCTAAAGATATTTTACCACATGTTCAAATAATCTTGTACCTGATTATTCCAACTTGCAAAGGCAAGTTTAATGTTTTTATTACTATATTGTATAATAATATAGCCATTTACTGATTGTTACCATTGATTCTAGATGCCAAACAGGCATGTGACGCTTAGCCATTCTCTTGTTTTTTTTGTTATCAGCTTTAGTTGTAACAAAAACATGGTTCTAGGTCCAAAATGTTGGCTACCACATACTCATAGGTTGCTAGTTTCATTCCATGTTTGATCTTCAATTGTCTTCGTTGTTTTCTTTTGCTGGTCTAGCAACAATTGGGATGGGTGCACATATAGCTAACTGCTAATATGGTAGTGTACGTGAGCTCATTTACCTAATGAGAGCATTTCTTTATGATGTCCCTGCTATCTTAAATAAAAGCATTCTATTTATCTAGTCAACTATAAGCATTGCTGCATTATATTGGTCCCTAGAGTTAAACAAGAGAACTTCTTTAGGTTGCCTTCAAATATAATGCATGACTTATATAAATTGAAGGGTAATTAAGATGGAGCGTGGTTGTGATAGGCTACCTGTTCTTGACTTGATCTTACTGACCAGCAACTAGCAAATTTTTGTGAAGAGTAGTTAAGACGGCTCCATCTCAGCCAATGGAAGAAAATGGACAAGACTTCAGTGGAGAccaaataaaatatatatatatataggcatAATTGTTGAGAGTATGGCTGCAATTGGACCAGCTATGCTAAGTCAATGTTCTTTAATATGGCTGCTAAGAGTATGATCTATCTCATCACCTAATGACATTATCTCTTGACATATGGTTTTCTTTATCCAAAAGATAACGTATTTGGCAAAATACAAAAGAAAAATAAGTCAAAATAAGACTTGGTATCATGCATGCATGAGACGACTCCTACTAGGTAGTTGTACCTTATGGCAGATAAATCATAAGCTATGTATGGGTAGGTAAACAGTTGATATTAATTATCATAGGTGACATAATACATAATATGTTACATACAGCACAAAGAAAAGGCGGTGCGTGCATGGCGCTGGCTACCTGTTCTCAACTTTGATCTTATCCAGCAGTACAAGTCAACAATAATTTCGTAAGGGCTAACATGCATTCAGATTTCTACATGGCAGTAATATAGTGGATGATGACTTGGCAATGACTTCGTGACAACCAATGCAAGTATATAGGTCTTAAATTTTTCagagctttcattttctagggATTGCAAAGTTCGGTTGCATATCTATACGGTGATCTACTTTGCATATAGGAGTATGTACTTATTGTCAAGTCGTTACACTACAACCCCCTCCTTTTGACTTAATGTTCATTGGCATTATATGGGCCTAGCCTACTTATTAATTATGAAAGGGCTAATATTGTCAGAAATTTTTGAGGGGGCGGGGGGTCAGGAGATCTGCCTATATTATATTGATTAAGGAGGAGTTAAAAATCATTTTTTACATGGAAGGACAAAAAAAAACCTCAAAGCTCAAACCCTTCGCTCCAGCAAGTATCCACATTCTTATTTCCTCAACTTTTGCAAGTAAGGACCTGACTGCCTGCTCTTTGCGATTGAAAACACATGCGTTCCATTCATTCCAAAGCTCCCAAGCAATGAGAGTGACAAGAATCGGTGTCCTTTTGTTTGGAGTGTCTGGTGCCTCCCCCAAGTCGGCCACCATTCGCTTACCATTTCGCACTGCAGCGCCATCCAACCGGTGACAACATATGCTGGCTGGTTCAGTGGGAAATCTCCAACCATACCCGCCTACTATATCGGTAGTCTGCAACCAAGTGCAAATCTGATTCACCTGTTTGCCGGCACGGAGGCAGCAGCTGCTTTGCGGCCAAGCAATGCAAGCCATGAAAGAGTTTGCACTTGAGTGGTGCCCAAGCCTTCTAGATGAGATTGTGGAAGTTCGTATTTATGGATCTGCCTATGCTGAGGTTGCGGTGTACTCACTGCTATGCATGCAAGGTGCCCTTTCAAAGAATAAGCAGAACAAGCTATGCAGACAGAACTATTACTATTTGAATTTCTCCAAAACTGTGTCGTAGCTTCTATTCCAACCAAACACAACCCGATACCAAAGGGTACACCTGTGAGCCATCTGCTTCCTTCTGATCACAAATATAAATACATTTCATGGTTGTTGTTCAAACTATTTCACCTTTGATCATTATTTTTTTATAATACCTAAATTTCATATGTATGTAGGTTGACATAATAGATTCTATCATGAAATATATTTTCAAGCGAAGTGTTATATTAGAATACCAACGACTCTATTTTAATGGACTTATATTTGTCATCACAAGAAGTagacttatatatatatatatatgattttTTGGATcctcaatgaatgcatacattGGAACTAGAAAAGTAACATTCACTAAGTATTTGATTGGTTCTATGCATTTTTGTATACAATATTTTCTTGGTACTTAGTATTGCTTTAATTAGATGGATCTTATTACAAACTAAAACAACGCTCTTTGTGGgataaaatttaaatgctaaaaCAACACTTAttttagaacggagggagtatatatTATACATCATATgtattttgtaataatataaTACGTGTTGGTCGAGGACTTCAATCTTTTTCAATTTTACTCATCAAGCGCTAATTCTAAATAATTTTAGACCCTTAACTCAACATATGGTCACCCAGACTCCGATTAGGATTTCGATTGACGGACCAAGGAATCACTGCTTGCTTACTAAAGTAGAGATATATACAGCAGGCAGTTCATCTGAAGATAGTCTGCGGCACCATGGCTCGTTCAACACAAACAAGGAAAAGAAAGACTACTTAGAGTCAGGCAGCAGAGTTTACTTTTCATACTCTGTAGACGTTACAGCTAGCATTATTTGGTGCATAGCCCAGCGAAAGAGTGACCAGTTCCTGCAttaaccgtcggaagttaccaGTTTTCCTGTAGTGAAGAGAAGAAGCCACATTTCTTAGACGGCTCGACGGGCCGAAGTCGTCGGAAATTTTCAACTTCCGATGGCTTAACGccaaaaccgtcggaagtttattaacttccgacggtctggtgaaaccgtcggaagttagccaGCAGACGGCGACCGACAGCCGTgtcttaacttccgacggtttccgcggccgtcggaagttaagcccCGCAAACTTCCAACGGCTGCCCAAAAATCGTCGGAAGTTAAGC
The sequence above is drawn from the Panicum hallii strain FIL2 chromosome 7, PHallii_v3.1, whole genome shotgun sequence genome and encodes:
- the LOC112899566 gene encoding beta-hordothionin-like, producing the protein MGSKGLKSVIMCVLILGIIFQVEGKSCCKSTLARNCYNICRLRLPRPVCARTCGCKIIKGTKCPPGFPKLNLLPNSGEPDAIEYCNLGCVSSMCDTMSNAPEFVGEETKIDMERCSDACDRFCNGDSRIASVAA
- the LOC112900257 gene encoding beta-hordothionin-like yields the protein MGSKGLKSVIMCVLILGIIFQVEGKSCCKSTLARNCYNICRLRLPRPVCARTCGCKIIKGTKCPPGFPKLNLLPNSGEPDAIEYCNLGCVSSMCDTMSNAPEFVGEETKIDMERCSDACDRFCNGDSRIASVAA